In a genomic window of Syntrophorhabdaceae bacterium:
- a CDS encoding DNA polymerase III subunit delta' C-terminal domain-containing protein, with the protein MGFSSIIGHDRQKEFLLSLHKRERLPHAFLFSGQEGVGKRKLALEFIKHILCDEGTGCDRCRPCLKLAHGTHPDLLIVEGTESIGIAQARMISREVCEHPYEGRKRAVIIDRAETMTREAANALLKTLEEPPPFNIFFLITSSEREIPFTVRSRAARVTFGPLTHKDVEDYLVKILKMEQGKAQLLSSQSYGSIGCALFWAEKENLLLRRTLGELVMGKTKGYVTSTILSERISKTERSLGLYLSFLLSFFCDLYKVRYGKVFSPLVNKDLKDLIEWGPADLRWIEGSLQKIQETILNMRYNINKWLLFENMLLHIMR; encoded by the coding sequence CATGACCGGCAAAAAGAATTTCTTCTCTCCCTCCACAAAAGGGAGCGTCTGCCTCACGCGTTCCTTTTTTCGGGCCAGGAAGGAGTGGGCAAGCGCAAGCTCGCCCTCGAATTCATAAAGCATATTCTCTGCGATGAAGGCACAGGCTGCGACAGGTGCAGACCATGCCTCAAACTCGCCCACGGGACCCATCCCGACCTGCTGATTGTAGAAGGAACGGAATCTATCGGCATTGCCCAGGCAAGGATGATAAGCAGGGAGGTGTGCGAACATCCCTATGAAGGAAGAAAACGGGCCGTCATCATAGACCGGGCGGAGACCATGACCCGGGAAGCGGCGAATGCCCTCCTTAAAACCCTCGAAGAGCCTCCCCCTTTCAATATTTTTTTCCTCATCACGTCATCCGAGAGGGAGATCCCTTTCACGGTCCGGTCCCGCGCGGCCCGGGTCACTTTCGGCCCCCTCACACACAAGGACGTGGAGGATTATTTAGTGAAGATTCTCAAGATGGAACAGGGGAAAGCTCAGCTCCTTTCCTCCCAGTCCTACGGAAGCATCGGATGCGCCCTTTTTTGGGCCGAAAAGGAGAATCTCCTCCTGAGGCGCACTCTCGGAGAGCTCGTCATGGGGAAAACAAAAGGATATGTCACCTCTACCATCCTCTCCGAAAGAATCTCGAAGACTGAAAGGAGCCTGGGCCTCTATCTCTCCTTCCTGCTCTCTTTCTTTTGCGACCTCTACAAGGTGCGGTACGGCAAGGTCTTTTCTCCCCTGGTAAACAAGGATCTGAAGGACCTCATCGAATGGGGACCCGCAGACCTTCGATGGATCGAAGGCTCACTGCAGAAGATACAGGAAACCATTCTCAATATGAGGTATAATATAAATAAATGGCTGCTGTTTGAAAACATGCTGCTCCACATCATGAGGTAG
- the ricT gene encoding regulatory iron-sulfur-containing complex subunit RicT: protein MKSCYVKIDKLTGVVELEAPEDMKVGDQVIAEMEKGLCLGVVTTEPADSTKDNLRKIVARASEGEVTQYTALKEKEGYAFILCRDKIREMNLPMKLLWAEYLFGGTKLLFYFVSENRVDFRELVKELAKEFKVRIELRQVGVRDEAKIIGGLGNCGNVCCCRRFLTNFSIVSIKMVKEQGLALNPNKISGICGRLMCCLSYEYEMYAALKKNFPKLGKRVKLTMGEGKVVKHNTLNSTFTVELDDGKEISATVKDIAPPERPAPPVDKGPSA from the coding sequence ATGAAAAGTTGTTACGTAAAGATAGACAAACTGACGGGCGTGGTGGAACTTGAAGCGCCCGAGGACATGAAGGTAGGAGATCAGGTCATCGCGGAAATGGAGAAAGGCCTCTGCCTTGGGGTTGTGACTACCGAGCCCGCCGATTCTACCAAAGATAATCTGAGGAAGATCGTAGCAAGGGCGAGCGAAGGGGAAGTAACCCAGTACACGGCGCTCAAGGAGAAAGAAGGCTACGCATTTATCCTCTGCAGGGACAAAATCAGGGAGATGAACCTCCCCATGAAACTTTTGTGGGCCGAGTATCTCTTCGGTGGGACCAAACTCCTTTTTTATTTCGTCTCGGAAAACCGGGTCGATTTCAGGGAGCTGGTAAAAGAGCTCGCAAAAGAATTCAAGGTGAGGATCGAGCTGAGGCAGGTAGGAGTAAGAGACGAGGCGAAGATCATAGGGGGCCTCGGCAACTGCGGAAATGTCTGTTGCTGCAGAAGGTTTCTTACCAATTTTTCGATAGTTTCCATAAAGATGGTAAAGGAGCAGGGTCTCGCCCTGAACCCGAATAAGATTTCCGGTATCTGCGGAAGGCTCATGTGCTGCCTTTCCTATGAATACGAGATGTACGCGGCACTGAAAAAGAATTTCCCCAAATTGGGAAAGAGGGTAAAGCTGACCATGGGTGAAGGCAAGGTGGTCAAGCACAATACCCTCAACTCCACCTTCACCGTGGAGCTCGACGACGGAAAGGAAATCAGCGCCACAGTAAAAGACATAGCGCCGCCCGAACGCCCCGCGCCGCCCGTGGATAAAGGGCCAAGTGCGTAG